One part of the Bacteroidia bacterium genome encodes these proteins:
- a CDS encoding glycosyltransferase: MKILHVSTLDWGGAANAGIRLHMGLLKQKVDSKLLVMRQQNPQIPESYEFYADTYGTGLKRKTIDVMERAHNKRNQLKLKGRASNFQPFNFSRQFCDISNSRLYKEADLINFHWVARFLDYSSFFKKNKKPIVWTLHDMEPFGGGNHYEKEFLFDSYADLLKDQLALKKKAVQGQNMHIVGPSKWLMECSKNSEVLGQFPHHNIPYGLDTQIFKKYDPLEAKQAFGIPSDKKAILFVSEVITNRRKGFHLLLEALEILKRDDFYLCAVGKVEEGHALHDIPNFYHLGTIKDQEKMAMAYAAADVFVIPSIEDNLPNTVLESICTGTPVIGYEIGGVPDMIQHEQNGLICSDVSGACLADAMDEFLSLGDRFDRDWIVKDAHTRYHEDLQAKRYRELYDTVLTVRQ, translated from the coding sequence ATGAAAATTCTTCACGTATCCACCCTTGACTGGGGAGGGGCCGCCAATGCCGGTATCCGTCTCCATATGGGATTGCTCAAACAAAAGGTAGACTCCAAGCTCCTTGTCATGCGGCAGCAAAATCCGCAAATTCCCGAGAGCTATGAGTTCTATGCGGATACCTATGGGACAGGATTGAAGCGAAAAACCATCGATGTGATGGAACGGGCGCACAATAAGAGAAATCAACTCAAGCTTAAAGGGCGAGCGAGTAATTTCCAACCCTTCAATTTTTCCAGACAATTCTGCGATATAAGCAATAGCCGTTTGTATAAAGAAGCCGACCTCATCAATTTCCATTGGGTGGCTCGTTTTCTAGACTATAGCAGCTTCTTCAAAAAGAATAAAAAGCCTATTGTTTGGACGCTTCATGATATGGAGCCCTTCGGAGGAGGAAATCACTATGAAAAAGAATTTCTTTTTGATTCTTATGCTGATCTCCTCAAAGATCAATTAGCCCTCAAGAAAAAAGCTGTACAGGGACAAAACATGCATATTGTTGGGCCCTCGAAATGGTTGATGGAATGCTCCAAAAACAGTGAGGTGCTGGGACAATTTCCCCATCATAATATTCCTTACGGACTAGACACCCAAATTTTCAAGAAATACGATCCCCTGGAAGCCAAGCAGGCTTTTGGAATACCTAGTGATAAAAAAGCCATTCTCTTTGTTTCAGAAGTAATCACCAATCGTAGGAAGGGATTTCACTTACTCCTGGAAGCTTTGGAGATTCTAAAAAGAGATGACTTCTATCTTTGTGCGGTGGGGAAAGTGGAAGAAGGGCATGCTTTGCATGATATCCCTAATTTCTACCACCTGGGTACGATCAAGGACCAGGAAAAAATGGCTATGGCCTATGCTGCAGCCGATGTGTTTGTGATCCCATCTATCGAGGATAATCTTCCTAATACGGTTTTGGAAAGTATTTGTACCGGAACGCCAGTAATTGGATATGAGATAGGAGGGGTACCTGATATGATCCAGCATGAACAAAATGGCCTGATCTGTTCAGATGTTTCAGGAGCCTGTCTTGCTGATGCGATGGATGAGTTTCTAAGCCTGGGGGATAGATTTGACAGAGATTGGATC
- the asnB gene encoding asparagine synthase (glutamine-hydrolyzing): MCGILGAIPKQDETTFLHALNLMEHRGPDGFGTWHDESNQVSLGHRRLSILDLSENGKQPMFYDRFVITFNGEVFNFTEIKIELESKGYQFRSDSDTEVILAAYMEWGADCQQKFNGMWAFAIWDRERRELFLSRDRFGIKPLYYAIIGQQLVFASEMKSIFPFLPQLRVSKDFEFCKSNMFDYETTDKCLVEGIKRFPAGHFAKVSLDNVSSLEPVRWWNTLDSIYEVGDNYEEHVERFRELFFDAIKIRMRSDVRIGTALSGGVDSSAVICAMANINRAGDSRVANDWQNAFCATFPNTMLDESRYAKMVTDHLGINAVFKEINPVKGLDNLEEYLWLFEEMYLTSPIPMIEIYKTIKENGVTVSIDGHGADELIAGYGGNMFDAVMDSPFNFSKIQNLVNTFVDYMDFEEEGTLSKKMELYQRGYKQVAVRYRNLFLRDGNKSGDPQRDKLGHFNKYLYAEFHEKVLPTLLRNYDRYSMAASVEIRMPFMDHRLVSYCFSLPWHSKLKGGYTKSVLRQAMDPYVPQEVIWRKSKIGFNTPFAEWMKGSWKEYLLDMVASSDFSNSDVVDSAAVRKQIEGVILGNAVQYNAGKDAWVSLMPYLWEKSVLKAYRKPAVL, translated from the coding sequence ATGTGTGGAATACTAGGCGCAATCCCTAAACAAGACGAAACCACTTTTCTTCATGCTCTGAATTTAATGGAACACAGGGGACCAGATGGTTTTGGGACCTGGCACGATGAATCCAATCAGGTAAGTTTGGGCCATAGACGTCTGTCCATCCTTGACCTCTCGGAAAATGGGAAACAACCCATGTTTTATGATCGCTTTGTGATCACCTTCAATGGAGAGGTATTCAACTTTACAGAAATAAAGATCGAACTGGAAAGCAAAGGCTACCAGTTTCGCTCTGATTCAGATACAGAGGTAATTCTGGCTGCCTACATGGAGTGGGGAGCAGATTGTCAGCAAAAGTTCAACGGTATGTGGGCTTTTGCGATCTGGGATAGAGAAAGAAGAGAACTTTTCCTTTCCAGAGACAGATTCGGGATCAAACCTCTTTATTATGCAATTATAGGACAGCAATTGGTATTTGCTTCCGAAATGAAATCGATTTTTCCTTTTCTTCCTCAATTGCGGGTATCAAAGGACTTTGAATTCTGTAAGAGCAATATGTTTGATTATGAAACCACGGATAAATGCCTGGTAGAAGGAATCAAACGCTTCCCTGCAGGACACTTTGCAAAAGTTTCTTTGGACAATGTGAGTTCATTGGAGCCGGTGCGTTGGTGGAATACCCTGGATAGTATTTATGAAGTAGGGGATAATTATGAAGAGCACGTAGAGCGCTTTAGAGAACTTTTCTTTGACGCGATAAAAATACGGATGCGTTCTGATGTACGTATTGGTACAGCTTTGAGTGGAGGAGTAGATTCCAGCGCTGTGATCTGTGCGATGGCCAATATCAATCGTGCCGGAGATAGCCGGGTTGCCAATGATTGGCAGAATGCATTTTGCGCCACTTTCCCCAATACCATGCTGGATGAAAGTCGCTATGCCAAAATGGTAACCGATCACCTGGGGATCAATGCCGTTTTCAAGGAAATCAATCCAGTGAAAGGTCTCGACAATCTGGAAGAATATCTATGGTTGTTTGAAGAAATGTACCTCACCAGCCCGATTCCCATGATCGAGATCTATAAGACGATCAAGGAAAATGGCGTAACGGTAAGTATCGATGGACATGGGGCGGATGAATTGATCGCTGGATATGGAGGAAATATGTTTGATGCGGTGATGGATTCGCCTTTCAATTTCTCCAAGATCCAGAATCTGGTCAATACCTTTGTGGATTACATGGATTTCGAAGAAGAAGGAACCCTGTCCAAAAAAATGGAATTGTATCAGCGAGGCTATAAGCAAGTCGCTGTAAGATATAGAAACCTCTTCCTGAGAGATGGAAATAAAAGTGGAGATCCTCAAAGAGATAAGTTGGGTCATTTCAACAAGTATCTCTATGCTGAATTTCACGAAAAAGTATTACCTACTCTCCTGAGAAACTATGACCGCTACTCTATGGCGGCAAGTGTTGAGATTCGTATGCCATTTATGGATCACAGACTCGTTAGCTACTGTTTCTCATTGCCCTGGCATAGCAAGCTAAAAGGAGGATATACGAAATCTGTTCTTCGTCAGGCCATGGATCCATATGTGCCTCAGGAGGTCATTTGGAGAAAGAGCAAGATTGGTTTCAATACACCTTTCGCCGAATGGATGAAAGGATCATGGAAGGAATATCTGCTCGATATGGTTGCTTCTTCAGATTTTAGCAATTCTGATGTTGTGGATTCTGCAGCTGTAAGAAAGCAAATCGAAGGAGTTATCCTCGGAAATGCAGTACAATATAATGCAGGCAAGGACGCTTGGGTCTCCTTGATGCCTTACCTCTGGGAAAAATCGGTATTGAAAGCATATCGTAAGCCAGCCGTTCTTTAG